TAATGGAAGAGACTGACTGGAGGAAGGCAACCAAGGCACTGGCCATAAATATAAGAATACATAAGAGCGTGCATAGCCTACAAATATTATGTCAATACCTAAAGAAATCGAATGAATGGGAGAGCGCCTACAAAAGAGAGGAAACTATGGAGAGTCTGAGAACTGCAAAGAGAGAGCCGAAACACCGCCTTATCATCGAAGCATGATCCAATAGTCGACCCAACATGCAGCTGCTTATAATTACCCCACAACCGGCGAGAATTTTCTCAGTTTGTTTCGATTCGCCAAAGCCTTAGCAGTCTATAGAAAGACTAAAGAATTAATATCGAAAAATACAATAATTAAAGCGAATTAATTGCGTGTTTTTCTATTAGTCATGAAGCCACTTAGCCGCCAAACCAGTTTCGCGGCTCTGCTGCTACTCTGTCTTCTGAGCTGCGTCTCGGCCTACAATTATCTGGTGGTACTCCACACGGCAGCCCGCTCCCACTACCACGTGGGATCGGCACTGGCCAAAGGTCTGGCCGCAGCAGGCCATCAGGTGACTATTGTCTCGCCCTTTGAACTGAAGAAACCCATCAAAAATATCAGGGATGTGCCTGTGCCCAGTATTTTGGAGTCCATGAAAGGTAAGTGGAATAGTCTTACAAAACTCAGTGCAGCTCGTTCACATTATCTTTCAGTTGGCTTAAATATAATCTAATCAATATGATTCTATTTCTCGCCTATTGTCAGGCCATATTGGTAAGCTTTTGGAGAAATCGCAAGAGCCGATCGTCACACGTATCATTGATTTCCATCACATGGGCCTGGCCATAACCGAATCCATGCTGAGAGATCCCATCGTGGTGGAGCTGATGCAATCGAATCAGACCTATGACGCCGTCATCTCTGAAGTCTTCCTCAACGAGGCACACTTTGGACTGGCGGAGCACTTCAAGGCGCCGCTCATAGGATTGGGCACCTTCGGGGCCATCAGCTGGAACACAGATCTGGTAAGATTTTACCCAGAAATCCATCAATGACAGGTTCATTACGATTTGTGTTCTCCCTTAGGTTGGAACCCCCTCACCGCCTTCTTATGTGCCGCATGCTATGCTCAAGTTATCCGATCGAATGACGCTGTTTCAGCGCATTACAAACCTGGCCTTTGTCTCGTACGAGTATCTCTTTATAAACTACTACTACCTGCCCCTTCAGGAAGCCATCTACCGAAAGTACTTCCCCAACAACAAGCAGGACCTGTACGAGACGCGGAAGAACACAGCTCTGGTGCTTCTCAACCAGCACGTTTCTCTCAGCTTCCCTCGTCCCTACTCACCCAACATGATCGAGGTGGGCGGCATGCACATCAACCGCAAACGCCAGCCCCTGCCCAAGGACATTGAGGAGTTCATTGTGGGTGCCAAACAAGGAGTGATCTACTTCTCGATGGGCTCCAACCTGAAGAGTAAGACCCTGCCTCTGGAGAAGCGTCAGGCCCTCCTGGACACCTTTTCCCAGCTGAAGCAGCGGGTCCTGTGGAAGTTCGAGGACACGGAGCTGCCCGGCAAACCCAAGAATGTCTTCATCTCGGACTGGTTCCCGCAGGACGACATTCTGGCCCACGAAAATGTGATTGCTTTCATCACCCACGGTGGCCTGCTGAGCACCACGGAGTCGATCTACCATCGCAAGCCCTTCGTCGGCATCCCCATCTTCGGGGATCAGTTCCTCAATATGGCCCGTGCCGAGCAGAATGGCTATGGTGTCACAGTGAACTACGCAGAGCTGACAGCTCCCAAGCTACTGGCAGCTATTGAGCGGCTCATCGGAGATCCAGAGGCCACCAAGAAGGTGCAGGACATGTCCGATCGCTATCGCGATCAGCCGGAGACACCGCTAGAGCGGGCAGTGTTCTGGGTGGAGCACGTGACCCGACACAAGGGCGCCAAGTACCTGCGGAGCGCCTCCCAGCACTTGGGTTTCATTCAGTATCATAATCTGGACGCCATCCTGATCCTATACGGAGGCATTATCTTTGTTCTGTACTGTCTGTTTTTGCTGATTCGTCGCGTGTGGCGTCTGCTGCAGGAACTATTTATTGGAAGAGCAAATGACAAGACAAAGCCCAAGGCGAAACTTAATTAGAGTTAATTTTTGAATTTTGATTAAATCTATGTTAAGAAATAAATGTGTACATGTCCAGGATACCTTTAAATGTTTTTGACACATGATTATACCCGCTATTTAAAGAGTTCTGTTGTGGATCCACTCACAAGGAAAcgtcgaccccataaagtatatatttcTTCTTGATCAGCAGTCACAGCCGATTCGAGTCAATGACCGCCTAAATCTCAGAAGCTATAACAGTTACAGAAACCAAATgttgtatccagactcctgtgatatcacacGCAGAATCATGGAGAGTGATCATATCTACCATTCTGCCGaacctggatcagatcggatcattattatagccagaagaaACAAATCGAGTTGCTGTAGCTCCCTCTCTTACCTCTCCCACACTGTTACCCGTGAGCGGTGGTCAGAAAGATGCCAACTCTCATGACAAAAGTGAGCAAAATTTACCAAATTGAGAGAGATCGCGAaaaaaagacagagagagagagcatgcGGTAGTCTCTGCCTCCAATACCAGTCCCGACgcaaataaaacataaaattGCAAATACTGTCTGtttatcgggtataatatcAGGTATTATATATCGACAAGGCTGCGGCTCAAATAAAATAatccaaagactatacaattcAACATTTTAAGAAAAAATTTCCACAAGCCGTTGCCTTTTTAAGTTTAAAATTATTATAAGACAAGGAATATCCCGAACATTAGAAGATCCCTATTACTAAGTTATGAGAAAACCCATAACCTTTATAAATTCAATGCCCCAAGCGAATTCAGCTGTTATATTTGAGTTCTTATATCATTTTCTCCTTCTTCTTTTCATTAAAATTTTGTACTACAACCAGGTAGAAGAAATCTTATCTGATCGACAAAAAACATTCTTCTATGTCTCCACAAAGCCGGTAAGgtaatcaaaacaaaacacgaaACCAACGAAAACCCCAttaaagaaagaaagagagaacaAAACCAAACAGAGAACAGTCTAAGAGCGAGGTAGTAGACGAACGCGATAGACGAGAATAGAGCGAATGAGTGTGGGAAAAAGAGAGGCAAGAGAGTGGCATACAATCAGGCACGCAATCGTATCGACAGACGTAACGCGTATATACAACTCGGATTGATTTTGGGCTGAGTAACGATGATGTGGGAACACACCATGGTAGGGTGATACACCAGCCATTGAGCCCGAGACACTCAAAAGCCAGACAGACGGCGGCCTGCCTATAATAACACCACTGCCGGCGAGAATTTCCTCAGTTTATTTCGGGGCGCCAACGCGGGAATATCGATAGAACATCAGCTGGAACTACGACAACCCACATACAAACATTCTATTTCACAACTGGCAGCGATTAGGCCCCCAGTTATTCGTGTATAATTCCAACATTCGGAACACCCTGAACAGCCATGAAGTCATTGAGTTTTAAAACAAGTTTCgcggctctgctgctgctgtgtctTCTGAGCTGCGTCTCGGCCTACAATTATCTGGTGGTACTCCACACGGCAGCCCGCTCCCACTACCACGTGGGATCGGCTCTGGCCAAAGGTCTGGCCGCAGCAGGCCATCAGGTGACCATTGTCTCGCCCTTTGAACTGAAGAAACCCATCAAGAATATCAGGGATGTGCCTGTGCCCAGTATTCTGGCCGCCATGCAGGGTGAGTTTTTGGGTTTGGTAGTACCAAAATAACACAATCATGGATCATTGCAGTGGTATTATTTCTCAATTTTGTAACACCCAAATAGAGGGTACTTTGTATTCGCCATATCATAGAAATGCATTCTGAGCCTCTCGCTTATCGTATTTTACAATCTTATCAGCACTTGGCTTTTATTACACCATTTCCAGGCAACATAGCCAACCTCTTGACCAGCTCTAAGCAACCGATTATTAAACAAATTGTCAACTTCCATCACATGGGCCTGAACATAACCGATTTTCTGCTAAGCGATCCTGTTGTGGTCGAACTGATAAACTCGAATCAGACCTACGATGCCGTCATCTCTGAGGTTTTCCTCAACGAGGCCCACTTTGGACTGGCGGAGCACTTCAATGCCCCGCTGATAGGATTGGGCACCTTTGGGGCCATCAGCTGGAATACAGATCTGGTAAGACTTGCCTTGAACTACCCAAAGAAGTCTCTTCTTATCCCACTGTTAATTTTGTAGGTTGGAACCCCATCACCACCCTCATATGTGCCGCATGCACTGCTCAAGTTCTCCGATCACATGTCGCTGGTCGAGCGCGTGGCCAATCTGGCCTTCGTGTCGTACGAGTATCTCTTCCTGAACTTCTACTACCTGCCTCATCAGGAAGCCATCTACAGAAAGCACTTCCCCAACAACAAGCAGGACTTTTACGAGATGCGAAAGAACACAGCGCTGGTGCTTCTCAACCAGCACGTTTCTCTCAGCTTCCCCCGTCCCTACTCACCCAACATGATCGAGGTGGGCGGCATGCACATCAACCGCAAACGCCAGCCCCTGCCCAAGGACATTGAGGAGTTCATTGTGGGTGCCAAACAAGGAGTGATCTACTTCTCGATGGGCTCCAACCTGAAGAGCAAAGATCTGCCCCTGGAGAAGCGTCAGGCCCTCCTGGACACCTTTTCCCAGCTGAAGCAGCGGGTCCTGTGGAAGTTCGAGGACACGGAGCTGCCCGGCAAACCCAAGAATGTCTTCATCTCGGACTGGTTCCCGCAGGACGACATTCTGGCCCACGAAAATGTGATCGCCTTCATCACCCACGGTGGCCTGCTGAGCACCACGGAGTCGATCTACCATTGCAAGCCCTTCGTCGGCATCCCCATCTTCGGGGATCAGTTCCTCAATATGGCCCGTGCCGAGCAGAATGGCTATGGTGTCACAGTGAACTATGAAGAGCTGACAGCTCCCAAGCTGCTGGCAGCCATTGAGCGGCTCATCAAGGATCCAGAGGCCTCCAAGAAGGTAAAGGACATGTCCGATCGCTATCTGGATCAGCAGCAGACGCCTCTGGAGCGGGCCATCTTCTGGGTGGAGCACGTGACCCGTCACAAGGGCGCCAAGTACCTGCGGAGTGCCTCCCAGGATCTGAACTTCATTCAGTACCACAGTCTGGACGCCATCGTAATCCTGTACGGCGGCATCATCTTCGTTTTCTACTGTCTGTTTGCGCTGATTCGTTTCTTGCTGCGCTCCCTGCAGGAGTGCTGTGCCGGAAGGGCAGAAGCCAGGTCAAATAAGCCAAAGGCCAAACGAAATTAGAGTGTAGAACTGTCCGTCCCATTGTAGATTCCATAAGAGGCTCCATTTTTTGTGTATCACTGCTCTAGAAATTTTCGTGTGATTTTAAATATTATTTCGATTCAAAGAGAACATTTCCAAGCCGCTTAGAAACGAATATTAGACTCAATAAAGGTGCTAAGAACTTGTGTATGAATATTCCCTGAATTTATTGGTTCTGCTCGAGTCCGTTAAGAGTATATCTGTGTATAGATCTTAGTTCTTGTTACTATTTATTTTTGGTGCGCTCTTGAAGAGCTTATGAaaatttcatttgattttttGCGGGGCAAAAGCGTGCGGTTGTGTCCCGCTTTGGAGCCCGCGGGCCGGGAAACTTGTAAACTAAAATGGGAAAATATTGTGAACTTCTATCGAAAAAATGCCATAGCCTCtgccttctctctctctcttttcttttcttttttttctgttcCATCTCTCTCGCTTTCTGTGCGATGCTGCAAGTTGCACATAGTTAACGCTTCAGTTGTAAAAATGCCCATCAGCGCGTTCAAATTTTTAACAGCAACCAACTGAGTGCCACGCCTCTCACCCACAGCCACACCCACGCCTCCCACCCACAGAACGCCCCTCGGCCGAATGCTTTTATTTTCTTTGCCGTGGCAGCAGCCGGCCCCGGCTTCCACCGCTCCTTGGACGGGCCAAAAGGCGTGTAAAAGTTTTAGCACAACTTATTGAAACTGTTTTGGGCCAGGGCCATGCTGCTGGAAAATCAACGTCCGTCGCGGAAATGTTGGCGGCTTTAATGCCGGCTCCTCGCCCATGAAGTAATTGTTCttgtggcagcagcagaagctcCAAAAGAGGCTTCAACAGAACCTCAGAAGGAAGCTTATTTGTGGAATAAATAAAAAGGTATATACTAAGAATTACAACAAGTAAGTACTAGGTAAAGGTTTGGGAAAATTCCAATACTTATGTAATCTTCAGATAGGCTAATCATCCGACAAATTGATAATTAAGATCACATTCTTATATACTAAGAATTACAACAATTAAGTACTAGGAACAGGTTTTGGAAAATTTCAATACTTATGTAGTCTTTATATAGGCTCCCACAAATTGATAATTAGGAGCACATACTTAGAACTCAACAAAACTCTAGCTGTAGCACTGAATAAATTAACTTCCGATTCAGTTTAAAGCGCCATTTAAATGGAGTTTATCATGAACTAAATGCACAGCAAGTTGCCTTCAATTTGAATCACAGTTTGCTTTAgttgatattttttttgttctcaCTCCATTGATCTCACATCGTACGTGACTATTCAGCTGAAGAGCAACGTCTGCCTTTAAACCTATACATGTACACTCAGAGAAAAATTGCATAGTAATATGAAGCACACCCatattaatattaaataatcggtttaaaaaaataaaaaaaagggaaattaaataaaattcaaCTAAGACGGCCCATAATTAATTGAAATATATAAAACACTTTAAAATAAATTGGATATATTAAATTTATAgatttatattaaaaaaaatatttaattatgaaaatttaataaatttaataaattaaatattaatcAATTATGATGACCCATAATTAATGGAAATATATAAAACACTTTAAAATAAATACTATATATTAAATTTATAGGAAATATATTAGATttatatacaaaaatatttaattatgaAAATgtaataaatttaataaattaaatCGAAATCAATTATGATGGCCCATAATTAATTGAAATATATAAAAcactttaaaataaatataatatattaaatttttaggtaatatattattatatatgtatatattataaaGTATTTAATTTAACTATggatatatttaatttaaatttgaaatatatttcaaTCAAGTATTTTTAAGTTAATGGTAAAATGTTTGTGAAagaaagtgtttttttttacaatGTCCTCCTTCTTTGAAAAAATTTATTAGTTCTCTATTCGATTCCTTGGGCTTTTTTCTCTGGgtgtaaatatatttaaatataccTACATATATACCTATATATATACTGCCCTGCATTCTCATTTTTATAGGCTTTAATCGCCGCTGGGTAAATCCCCAAAAGCCATTCCCAACGATACTTTTTGTATAAAAAACCCCAACTGAAATGGGAAACTTTCAGTTGGAATTGAACAGCAGCAAGATGAACAAGATCTTGGTGGTTCTCCTGGCCATCGGCTCATCATCCGTGCTGTCCCTCGAGGTGCAGACCGACCTGGGACGCGTGCGGGGAGCTGATCTCACCTCCAGATTGGGCTTACCCTTCTATGCCTTTCGGGGCATACGCTATGCCGAGCCGCCGTTGGCTAATTTGCGTTTCCTGAACCCCAAGCCAGTGAAGCCTTGGTCGCCCACTGTCTTCGATGCCA
This region of Drosophila miranda strain MSH22 chromosome 2, D.miranda_PacBio2.1, whole genome shotgun sequence genomic DNA includes:
- the LOC108157417 gene encoding UDP-glucuronosyltransferase 2B15-like — encoded protein: MKPLSRQTSFAALLLLCLLSCVSAYNYLVVLHTAARSHYHVGSALAKGLAAAGHQVTIVSPFELKKPIKNIRDVPVPSILESMKGHIGKLLEKSQEPIVTRIIDFHHMGLAITESMLRDPIVVELMQSNQTYDAVISEVFLNEAHFGLAEHFKAPLIGLGTFGAISWNTDLVGTPSPPSYVPHAMLKLSDRMTLFQRITNLAFVSYEYLFINYYYLPLQEAIYRKYFPNNKQDLYETRKNTALVLLNQHVSLSFPRPYSPNMIEVGGMHINRKRQPLPKDIEEFIVGAKQGVIYFSMGSNLKSKTLPLEKRQALLDTFSQLKQRVLWKFEDTELPGKPKNVFISDWFPQDDILAHENVIAFITHGGLLSTTESIYHRKPFVGIPIFGDQFLNMARAEQNGYGVTVNYAELTAPKLLAAIERLIGDPEATKKVQDMSDRYRDQPETPLERAVFWVEHVTRHKGAKYLRSASQHLGFIQYHNLDAILILYGGIIFVLYCLFLLIRRVWRLLQELFIGRANDKTKPKAKLN
- the LOC108155936 gene encoding UDP-glucuronosyltransferase: MKSLSFKTSFAALLLLCLLSCVSAYNYLVVLHTAARSHYHVGSALAKGLAAAGHQVTIVSPFELKKPIKNIRDVPVPSILAAMQGNIANLLTSSKQPIIKQIVNFHHMGLNITDFLLSDPVVVELINSNQTYDAVISEVFLNEAHFGLAEHFNAPLIGLGTFGAISWNTDLVGTPSPPSYVPHALLKFSDHMSLVERVANLAFVSYEYLFLNFYYLPHQEAIYRKHFPNNKQDFYEMRKNTALVLLNQHVSLSFPRPYSPNMIEVGGMHINRKRQPLPKDIEEFIVGAKQGVIYFSMGSNLKSKDLPLEKRQALLDTFSQLKQRVLWKFEDTELPGKPKNVFISDWFPQDDILAHENVIAFITHGGLLSTTESIYHCKPFVGIPIFGDQFLNMARAEQNGYGVTVNYEELTAPKLLAAIERLIKDPEASKKVKDMSDRYLDQQQTPLERAIFWVEHVTRHKGAKYLRSASQDLNFIQYHSLDAIVILYGGIIFVFYCLFALIRFLLRSLQECCAGRAEARSNKPKAKRN